From Mumia sp. ZJ1417:
GGGCACGGAGCGCCGTCGCATAACCGCCGCTACCGCCACCGAGCACGACAACGTCGTGCTCATGAGGGGCGGGCTGGGTCACGAAAGGCCTCCGGATGGTGTCGCCGGCGAGGTCATCGCCGCTTCTGACGCCCCTCATCTTGTCACTGCGCACAAGGGGGTGCACACGTGGGGGCGCTACCCGCCGGTACGGCAGACTGGAGGTAAGAGCACGCCGCAGCAGCGCCGTCCCGACCTGCAGGAGCACACCCGATGGGCCTCTTCCGCCGCAAGAAGCAAAGCCGTACCGGCGGTGGCGCCGTGGTGTCCGACAGGGCTGCCGACGCGACCGATCGCGCGCACCTCGAGAAGTTCATCGCGTCACGGGCGGGAGTCGAGGGGTTCGTCGAGCCGCCGACCGCGGTCTCGCAGGTCACGCTGCTGCTGGTCTCCAAGGACGGTGAGTGGACGCGGCGTCGCGTCCCCTCGGCCGCGTGGGCCCATGACTTCGGCAACAAGCACCAGGTGCCGACGTACGACGCTGCCGTCGTCGGCTATCCGCAGCGCATGCGTGAGTACAACCGCCGGGTCGCCGCCCAGCGCAAGCGCCGCGACCGCGAGGCCTCCGAGGGCTGACCCGGCGGGTCGCACTCAGTCGATCTTCTTGGCGAGGCTCTCTGCCAGGCCGACGAGGGTACGGACGCTGGCGCCTGTGCCGCCCTTCGGCACCTCGTCGTACGCGCCCGCGTCATTGAACGCCGGGCCCGCGATGTCGAGGTGTGCCCACGTCGTCTCGCCGACGAACTGCTGAAGGAACGCCGCGGCGAACAGTGCGCCGCCGGCCGGCTTCGGGTTGTGCTGGCGGAGGTCGGCGATGTCGGAGCTCTTGACGCGGCTCTTCACCTCGTCAGTGATCGGGAGCGGCCAGAAGGCCTCGCCGACCGACTCGCCGATCTCGACGACCTGACCACGCAGCGCGTCGTCGTTGCCGAGGACACCGGCGGTGCGCTCGCCGAGCGCGACGATGCACGCCCCGGTGAGGGTCGCGACGTCGACGAGGACGTCCGGCTCGGCCTCGTTCGCGAGGACGAGCGCGTCGGCGAGGACGAGCCGGCCCTCGGCGTCGGTGTTGTGCACCTCGACCGTCGTCCCGCCTCGGATCTCCAGCACGTCACCGGGGCGCAGCGCGGAGCCGCTGGGCATGTTCTCGGCCATCGGCGCGACGCACGTGACACGGACCGGCAGCTCGAGCGCGGCGATGGCGAGCGTCGCCGCGATCACCGAAGCGGCTCCGGCCATGTCGCACTTCATCGTCATCATGCTCGCGCCGGGCTTGAGGCTGAGGCCGCCGGAGTCGAACGTGATGCCCTTGCCGACCAGCGCCAGGTGGGCGGCGGGATTCTTGGGCTTGTACGTGAGCTGGACGATCCGTGGCGGGTGGGTCGAGCCTTGGCCGACGCCGAGGACGCCTCCGCAGCTCTCCTTGGCCAGACGTGCCTCGTCCCAGACGGTGACCTTGACCCCGGGAACGTCCTTGGC
This genomic window contains:
- a CDS encoding leucyl aminopeptidase encodes the protein MASKHAEPSFTLSSASPASTRADVVVIGVGPDLKAVAPADSVALAFGRSFKPTLTALGFRGKTGDLAVIPTAGVIKAATVIAVGLGDDPTPTVLRKASAKAVKAVHNASTVTFALPTADAGAVRAIAEGALLGGYRFDRYRTRDEDREEAADRPNAIVILTRLSRDADAIAALDAGVTTAASVNLTRDWVNTGPGDLTPAAFADAVTEAAKDVPGVKVTVWDEARLAKESCGGVLGVGQGSTHPPRIVQLTYKPKNPAAHLALVGKGITFDSGGLSLKPGASMMTMKCDMAGAASVIAATLAIAALELPVRVTCVAPMAENMPSGSALRPGDVLEIRGGTTVEVHNTDAEGRLVLADALVLANEAEPDVLVDVATLTGACIVALGERTAGVLGNDDALRGQVVEIGESVGEAFWPLPITDEVKSRVKSSDIADLRQHNPKPAGGALFAAAFLQQFVGETTWAHLDIAGPAFNDAGAYDEVPKGGTGASVRTLVGLAESLAKKID